A part of Cryptococcus gattii WM276 chromosome G, complete sequence genomic DNA contains:
- a CDS encoding uncharacterized protein (Similar to TIGR gene model, INSD accession AAW44577.1) produces MVAARKHSPTPEAQDAFELPEDYKPYVPVAKRRAQMLSQLGAKHTAKKVKTQEEMEREIEEELKEQEEDEERAREKARRERTLLQAAQEVKEQRALEDAKKSAVEREAEKEAALLAEMERAQKKLAGAQELAQGVTWTESLKTSWRAPHYIRNKTELEQQAVRDKYHIIAEGDHIPPPIPHFADMKIPKPILSYLQAKGIKRPTPIQMQGLPTAFSGRDMIGIAFTGSGKTLAFVLPAIMAALEMEARVPFVRGEGPVGLIICPSRELARQTYEQCVAVCAVLKESGNYPELRSLLCIGGISMADQADVLNKGVHVVVATPGRLIDMLDKRKLNADNCKYLCMDEADRMIDMGFEEDVRSIMSHFKYQRQTLLFSATMPRKIQDFAQQSLINPILVNVGRAGAANMDVIQEVEYVKQEAKMVYLLECLQKTPPPVIIFSDNKNEVDDIQEYLLLKGVEAVAIHGSKTQEEREYAIRSFKTGAKDVMVASGVASKGLDFNEIQHVIVYSMPKEIEDYVHEIGRTGRSGKTGLATTFVNMNTSEQTLLDLKYLLMEAKQKIPDFLLSIDDPRAAHGGGLKGCPICGGLGHGLSDCPKLEEETRRKQAAQTRYHGGGY; encoded by the exons GAGGCACAGGACGCCTTTGAGCTTCCCGAAGACTACAAGCCATATGTCCCGGTCGCAAAACGAAGAGCACAAATGCTCTCGCAGCTCGGAGCAAAGCACACGGCCAAAAAGGTCAAGACGCAAGAGGAAATGGAAAGGGAGATAGAGGAGGAATTGAAGgagcaggaagaggatgaagagcGTGCGCGAGAAAAGgcaagaagagagaggacACTGTTGCAAGCGGCCCAAGAGGTCAAGGAGCAAAGGGCTTTAGAAG ACGCAAAGAAAAGCGCGGTTGAAAGAGAAGCTGAAAAGGAAGCAGCTTTGCTTGCTGAAATGGAGAGAGCACAGAAGAAACTTGCAGGTGCGCAAGAATTGGCGCAAGGCGTGACATGGACAGAAAGCTTGAAGACATC CTGGAGAGCCCCTCACTATATTCGTAATAAGACGGAACTTGAGCAGCAGGCCGTCCGAGACAAGTATCACATCATCGCAGAAGGAGACCATATCCCACCGCCCATTCCTCATTTTGCT GATATGAAGATTCCCAAACCCATATTGAGTTACCTCCAGGCCAAAGGTATCAAGCGTCCGACTCCTATCCAAATGCAAGGTCTTCCTACAGC ATTCTCTGGTCGTGATATGATTGGTATCGCCTTCACCGGTTCTGGTAAAACCCTAGCTTTCGTCCTTCCCGCCATTATGGCCGCCCTTGAGATGGAAGCCAGAGTCCCATTCGTTCGAGGCGAAGGACCTGTCGGGCTCATTATCTGTCCTTCGCGAGAACTTGCCAGGCAAACCTACGAGCAGTGTGTGGCCGTGTGTGCAGTATTGAAAGAGAGTGGAAACTACCCCGAATTGAGAAGTTTACTGTGTATCGGAGGAATCAGTATGGCTGATCAGGCGGATGTTTTGAATAAAGGTGTGCACGTGGTGGTGGCAACACCCGGACGGTTGATCGACATGCTGGACAAGAGAAAGTTGAATGCGGATAACTGCAA GTATCTGTGTATGGACGAAGCGGACCGAATGATTGACATGGGCTTTGAAGAGGATGTCCGAAGTATCATGTCTCATTTCAAA TACCAACGCCAAacccttctcttctccgCTACCATGCCTCGTAAAATCCAGGACTTTGCCCAGCAATCCCTGATCAACCCCATTCTTGTCAACGTCGGTCGAGCTGGTGCAGCGAACATGGACGTCATCCAAGAAGTCGAATATGTCAAGCAAGAAGCCAAGATGGTATACTTGCTTGAGTGTTTGCAAAAGACTCCTCCTCCTGTTATCATTTTCAGTGATAACAAGAATGAAGTCGATGATATTCAAGAGTACTTGCTGCTGAAGGGTGTAGAGGCTGTAGCAATTCATGGTAGTAAAA CCCAAGAAGAACGAGAATACGCAATCCGATCATTCAAAACAGGCGCCAAGGACGTCATGGTCGCCTCTGGTGTCGCTTCAAAAGGTCTCGATTTTAACGAAATCCAACATGTCATCGTCTACTCTATGCCCAAGGAAATTGAAGACTACGTTCACGAAATTGGTCGTACAGGTCGTTCGGGAAAGACCGGTTTGGCGACAACCTTTGTCAATATGAACACATCCGAGCAGACATTACTGGATCTAAAGTACCTTTTGATGGAAGCAAAGCAAAAGATTCCCgatttccttctttccatcGATGACCCACGTGCAGCCCACGGAGGTGGTCTCAAGGGATGTCCCATCTGTGGCGGTCTCGGTCACGGTTTGTCAGATTGTCCAAAACTCGAAGAAGAGACCAGGAGGAAGCAGGCGGCGCAGACCAGGTACCATGGTGGAGGATATTAG
- a CDS encoding Calcineurin temperature suppressor Cts1 (Similar to TIGR gene model, INSD accession AAW44573.1), with translation MSTSAEPKELGTLIVVVGKARNLPNKSRFGKQDPFCTVLVGEEKQKTKAIKRGGQHPEWDEEFRFAILEDVEDVIQRSESQSESLNSSLNGKPLPIPDDPGVVTTAALASKSRKAKKKGGKSMKIACYADDAKEPELIGDCVVSLDDVLKRGEVDDWYDFQYKEKYSGEIYLELTFFSNEAPPVKRNVPRPSIPGYGLTNLNGSKTSMSLNSTAGRGGLPQMSSNSISGASLYIPPYAPQAARVPSPAPPPARSNNFADLGLPPGHRTNSPLPAQHGYQPSLSSSLSVNSRTSIDRLTRPMSSMSLNPSAHSLPMSSTPAPSEPSSSYGHTHAAHRHSFGGSSEAPWATVLPQPGYAPAPRPHPRPMSTHSIGASSEAPWGSMLPQSHPAPALTPHPRPMSTNDALTWEQTMRMEAERLRATATPMPRPSSGMSHGAAPVGLAPPVAPISAPLQQDSQMAPTIPESLRPVGPPHLHQHYSQPSPSFATNQYHNQPQTAAPLLHSHSAPPISPAAATSGHYQVPSSSFSGLAQPPADPRRASSPGPGYYAQQSAGQFQPQPQVNGAYASPVGGGYGQQQGYPAPTRSNMYPVPPAQDQQQTPPSSQGYYPPQPSQTLQSYPPQSSQTPQPYYEAPSPTHQQQLPPNPPPPQSYPYSHSSALPHRQPSPAPPPPQPQTNESGYVPWYQQTQSAQSQPPPQSHTPQPQSYPYAQQPYGQQPQFQDQQTYHQQLPPAPQYSQPLPPPPPPPPIPEKRPQPQAPAPPPPRPPVGYYPSDELYVQRQEGRDPYGR, from the exons ATGAGCACCTCTGCAGAACCCAAAGAGCTTGGCACGTTGATCGTGGTGGTGGGCAAGGCT AGAAACCTACCCAACAAGTCTCGTTTCGGTAAACAAGATCCGTTTTGTACTGTTCTTGTCGGCGAGGAAAAGCAAAAAACAAAAGCCATTAAACG AGGCGGACAACATCCAGAATGGGACGAAGAGTTCCGTTTTGCCATATTGGAGGACGTGGAAGATGTTATTCAACGGTCAGAGTCACAATCCGAATCCCTCAATTCATCCCTGAACGGCAAGCCCTTGCCAATTCCGGATGACCCTGGCGTTGTAACAACTGCTGCATTGGCGAGCAAGAGCAGAAAGGCtaagaagaagggagggAAAAGTATGAAGATTGCATGCTATGCCGATGATGCAAAAGAGCCAGAATTGATCGGAGACTGTGTTGTTAGTCTTGACGATGTATTGAAAAGGGGAGAGGTCGATG ACTGGTATGATTTCCAATACAAGGAGAAGTATAGCGGTGAAATCTATCTTGAGCTtaccttcttctccaat GAAGCGCCTCCAGTCAAACGAAATGTACCTCGTCCATCTATACCAGGATACGGCCTCACTAACCTAAATGGCTCGAAGACGTCCATGTCTCTTAACTCCACGGCTGGGAGAGGCGGTTTACCGCAGATGAGCTCAAACAGTATCTCAGGTGCCAGTCTATATATACCCCCTTATGCTCCTCAAGCTGCTAGGGTGCCATCACCTGCCCCCCCGCCTGCGCGGTCAAACAACTTTGCTGATCTTGGATTACCCCCTGGCCATAGGACAAACAGCCCTTTACCT GCGCAACATGGCTATCAGCCATCGCTTTCTTCCTCACTGTCTGTCAACAGCCGGACCTCTATTGACCGACTCACTCGGCCAATGTCGTCGATGTCTTTAAATCCTTCTGCACACAGTCTTCCAATGTCATCTACACCTGCGCCTTCTGAGCCGTCGTCAAGTTATGGACATACCCATGCGGCGCATCGTCACTCGTTTGGTGGCAGTTCCGAAGCACCTTGGGCAACTGTCCTACCTCAACCTGGGTATGCTCCCGCACCTAGGCCACACCCTAGACCCATGTCGACTCATTCCATAGGAGCTAGTTCAGAAGCGCCATGGGGTTCTATGCTTCCTCAATCCCATCCAGCACCGGCACTTACACCTCATCCTCGACCCATGTCAACAAATGACGCTCTAACATGGGAGCAGACCATGAGGATGGAGGCGGAAAGATTGAGAGCCACTGCGACGCCGATGCCTAGACCGTCATCAGGCATGTCACATGGTGCTGCGCCGGTCGGTCTAGCGCCTCCTGTGGCTCCAATCTCGGCTCCGCTCCAGCAGGATAGTCAGATGGCACCTACAATCCCCGAGTCTCTTCGCCCAGTTGGTCCTCCTCACCTCCACCAACATTATTCCCAGCCATCTCCGTCATTTGCTACCAATCAGTATCATAATCAGCCTCAGACAGCCGCGCCACTTTTACATTCCCACTCTGCTCCTCCGATAAGTCCTGCGGCCGCAACTTCGGGACATTATCAGGTACCGTCTTCCTCGTTCAGCGGCCTTGCACAGCCGCCTGCCGATCCAAGAAGAGCATCCAGCCCCGGTCCTGGATATTACGCTCAGCAATCTGCGGGACAATTTCAACCTCAACCTCAGGTGAACGGTGCATATGCAAGTCCGGTAGGTGGCGGGTACGGTCAACAGCAGGGGTATCCTGCGCCCACTAGAAGCAATATGTATCCTGTACCGCCTGCGCAAGATCAGCAGCAGACGCCGCCCTCATCTCAAGGTTACTATCCTCCACAGCCGTCGCAAACCCTCCAGTCTTACCCTCCGCAATCATCTCAGACTCCCCAACCGTATTATGAGGCGCCCTCTCCTACTCATCAGCAGCAACTACCTCCAAACCCCCCTCCCCCGCAGAGCTATCCTTATTCACATTCCTCGGCTTTGCCTCACAGGCAGCCATCGCCGGCGCCACCCCCTCCTCAGCCGCAGACGAATGAGAGTGGATACGTCCCCTGGTATCAACAGACTCAATCCGCGCAAAGTCAGCCACCCCCTCAATCCCATACACCGCAACCTCAATCTTATCCTTATGCACAACAGCCTTACGGCCAACAGCCGCAGTTTCAGGATCAGCAGACTTATCACCAGCAGCTACCTCCTGCACCGCAATATTCTCAACCActtccaccaccaccacctcctccacctATACCCGAAAAGCGCCCACAGCCCCAGGCTCCAGCGCCTCCGCCCCCCAGACCACCAGTTGGGTATTACCCCTCAGATGAATTGTATGTACAGAGGCAAGAAGGTCGGGACCCTTATGGCAGATGA
- a CDS encoding Hypothetical protein (Similar to TIGR gene model, INSD accession AAW44569.1; CNG01610), translating into MADDCRGSEEETGASRQNILKFLSPPSLSSSTGISLDTRRRLLESGDHTDVEDVFREEFLGVITPTQQSQNGQSKGISKDEKMTILKLVIPLSTVTGRNATTPTVRRVSDLITDLVPPGSQAKEVQPVVQLFNSFISSLSLSQQDKETQNVLDPRLPIVFFAKHGQAITQLALGNDMPSRKMVEGLKVWSEESLRRWKERDMNMDVDVEVTREKVVKQILPALLASTLPLPTNASKAFTYNRTLEKAGEMFEILFYTVYLFSTNPTDRRTAFIPPYAQDQLRTLAQHVSTFSPPPPRAGNIATGPGRPDAMRWGVVRDLLEVLCSPRKPLFAGPGIVPTWKSQIQPHPLAHPQLAQNQTQNQTRRPPPQGPRAALRGEREREFESPRDRGQRQYPPHLEPRRGQPPPQQQQMGRDQDREKERESKEERHPGARPATPPLPAPPPTAAAAATIAPVPAGINIRSDTTTSACAAPTPMDGDGDGDGRTNMSLSINGANKRRREGGVGSGSDSARLGQGDGYAEEDGGARKKKGRNDKDGKVDTETSTSISTSTSTATVGAGAALLARMTGGGGRLHTPPPMAQPQPMPLPQHLKAQQTKQQQQQQQQPKLSLRDRLGPSITSSPAHSEGHNMSALDRLALGGKPTSSPAAAGSGTTSGTNKPAQPNTLTIAGHANTVQAQVQAQAQSTDTASQRDDTDQASISNPKSIKIRRDNRPAPTTLFHRNYSSNGGNIGREEEGKEEEEEDEPVVRKGRGFVAKEEDVVMFEPPKEDVHHGTRIRQSGPGGYGNGVQGVWRGNVSWLPPAAAAQRGRGGAGPGLGMVRGMFGTRGAAARR; encoded by the exons ATGGCAGACGACTGTCGTGGgtctgaagaagaaacagGTGCTTCCCGTCAAAACATTCTCAAATTCCTCTCCCCACCGTCTCTGTCGTCGTCCACCGGCATCTCGCTCGATACGCGTCGGCGGCTGCTGGAATCTGGCGACCATACTGATGTCGAAGACGTTTTCCGGGAAGAATTCCTCGGCGTCATCACCCCCACCCAGCAAAGTCAAAACGGACAGTCAAAAGGAATAAGCAAAGACGAAAAAATGACAATCCTCAAGCTGGTGATCCCCCTCTCCACCGTCACCGGCCGAAACGCAACCACACCCACAGTCAGACGGGTGTCAGACCTCATCACCGACCTCGTCCCACCAGGTTCCCAGGCAAAAGAAGTGCAACCTGTCGTCCAGCTCTTCAACTCGTTCATCTCgtctctttctctctcccAGCAAGATAAAGAAACACAAAACGTGCTAGATCCACGGCTGCCCATTGTATTCTTTGCAAAACACGGTCAAGCGATAACTCAACTGGCCTTGGGGAACGATATGCCGTCTAGAAAGATGGTGGAGGGGTTAAAAGTGTGGAGTGAAGAGTCTTTACGTCGGTGGAAAGAGCGAGATATGAATATGGACGTGGATGTGGAAGTGACGAGGGAAAAAGTCGTAAAGCAAATCTTACCTGCTCTCTTAGCAAGTACCCTTCCCTTACCCACG AACGCATCCAAAGCGTTTACATACAACAGGACGCTTGAAAAGGCAGGAGAGATGTTTGAAATACTGTTCTACACCGTCTATTTATTCTCTACCAAC CCAACAGACCGACGAACAGCGTTCATCCCGCCATACGCCCAAGACCAACTCCGTACCCTCGCCCAACACGTTTCCACATTTtccccccctccccctcgTGCCGGGAACATTGCGACAGGACCAGGGCGGCCAGATGCGATGCGGTGGGGGGTTGTACGTGATTTACTCGAGGTACTGTGCTCGCCGCGTAAACCTCTTTTCGCAGGACCGGGAATCGTACCTACTTGGAAATCCCAAATTCAACCCCATCCTCTTGCCCATCCTCAGCTTGCCCAAAACCAAACCCAAAACCAAACGAGACGACCCCCGCCACAAGGCCCTCGTGCTGCTCTCCGCGGCGAGCGCGAGCGTGAATTTGAGTCGCCCAGAGATAGAGGACAGAGACAGTACCCACCTCATCTCGAACCCCGGCGTGGCCAGCCCCCGCcccagcagcagcagatGGGTAGAGATCAAGATcgagaaaaggaaagggaatccAAGGAGGAAAGACATCCCGGTGCGAGACCTGCTACACCCCCTCTCCCCGCCCCTCCTCCTACAGCTGCAGCTGCAGCGACTATTGCGCCTGTACCCGCGGGCATAAACATCCGTTCAGACACCACGACTAGTGCCTGTGCCGCCCCCACTCCCATGGACGGCGACGGTGATGGTGACGGTAGAACGAACATGTCTTTATCGATCAACGGAGCAAACAAGCGACGGAGGGAAGGTGGTGTGGGGTCGGGGTCCGATTCGGCGCGTCTCGGGCAGGGGGATGGATATgcggaagaagatggaggagcgaggaagaagaagggtagGAATGATAAAGATGGAAAGGTGGACACCGAGACGTCAACATCGATCTCGACGTCGACGTCGACGGCGACGGTTGGAGCCGGTGCGGCATTGTTAGCGCGTATGACAGGTGGAGGGGGGAGGCTGCATACCCCACCACCTATGGCTCAACCCCAGCCTATGCCTCTGCCCCAACATCTAAAAGCCCAGCAAACCaagcaacagcagcaacagcagcagcaaccGAAATTATCACTTCGTGACCGACTCGGTCCATCCATCACTTCTTCCCCAGCCCATAGTGAGGGTCATAATATGTCGGCGCTTGATAGACTTGCTTTAGGAGGTAAACCTACTTCTTCACCTGCGGCGGCTGGCAGTGGTACAACGTCAGGGACAAACAAACCCGCACAGCCCAATACACTGACTATCGCCGGGCACGCCAATACAGTTCAGGCCCAAGTCCAAGCCCAAGCCCAGTCTACTGACACCGCGTCGCAAAGGGATGATACGGACCAAGCCTCCATTTCCAATCCGAAAAGCATCAAGATCCGACGTGACAACCGTCCTGCCCCTACCACCCTCTTTCACCGCAACTACTCTTCCAACGGCGGCAATATAGGGCgcgaagaggaaggaaaagaagaagaagaagaggatgaacCGGTAGtaaggaaaggaagagggtTTGTTGcgaaagaagaggatgtgGTGATGTTTGAGCCTCCAAAAGAAGATGTGCACCACGGAACAAGGATTCGTCAGTCTGGCCCAGGGGGTTATGGAAACGGTGTTCAAGGGGTGTGGCGAGGGAATGTGAGTTGGTTACCgcctgctgctgctgctcagcgaggaagaggaggcgCGGGACCGGGGTTAGGGATGGTGCGAGGTATGTTTGGGACTCGGGGTGCTGCTGCGAGGCGGTGA
- a CDS encoding uncharacterized protein (Similar to TIGR gene model, INSD accession AAW44575.1) yields the protein MGSQDEKEVLPSIIPPKEAEQPRKKVQWGVYQLLIIGFASYLFIQSLLYIFPFPSLSVFNDLVEGSSSSSNGTCQQAEPIYPKSFNPSELVKGEKDQIIEWLSGVVKVPTEIFDVMGEIGEDGRWDVFYKFADYLEESFPLVHKHLKRNRVVTHALVFEWEGSDPSLKPLLLTGHQDVVPVLPATRDQWSHDPFGGEYDGKYIWGRGSTDDKSGTIGALAAVELLLKSGKFTPRRTVILAFGIDEETGGKVGALNINQWLEEKYGKDSMALLIDEGGGIKSAWGQLFAAPSVGEKGYMDLELKVETLGGHSSVPPPHTGIGYISLLIAALERHPHEPYLNPSSPLVTFISCAANSPAHIPSHLAKAIHKVEKSLKHGDGKKVNKKALKQVEDWWVTGSYEDGTLGKGMGKAMVSTTQAVDIINGGLKVNALPESVVAIVNHRINLASSVAELQQQITDVITPVASKLNLAVEAFGKEIQPQGHGCHFSKDDHPKAGKVILNVAFNSSLEPAPVSPFTVDSPAWRLLSGTVKGVYATRPGAEEAEGGNDEIIMAPSISTGNTDTKRYWNLTKNIYRFAYQIIGPGFNNIHTIDEHIEADAFVEQVRWFMNFIVNVDESDEV from the exons ATGGGCTCACAGGACGAAAAAGAGGTATTGCCATCGATCATTCCACCCAAAGAGGCGGAACAGCCAAGGAAAAAGGTCCAATGGGGGGTGTATCAACTCCTGATCATTGGCTTCGCTTCCTACCTTTTCATACAGTCCCTTCTCTACATTTTCCCCTTCCCAAGCCTTTCAGTCTTTAACGATCTTGTTGAGGGTagctcctcttcctccaacGGTACTTGCCAGCAAGCTGAGCCTATCTATCCTAAATCGTTCAATCCCTCTGAACTCGTCAAGGGCGAGAAGGACCAGATCATTGAATGGCTCAGTGGAGTGGTCAAAGTACCGACCGAAATTTTCGATGTAATGGGTGAgattggagaagatggacGTTGGGATGTATTCTACAAATTCGCTGATT ATCTGGAGGAGTCTTTCCCCCTTGT CCACAAGCATTTGAAAAGGAACCGTGTCGTCACTCATGCTCTTGTATTTGAATGGGAAGGCTCCGATCCGTCTCTCAAACCACTGTTGCTCACCGGTCACCAAG ATGTCGTACCTGTTCTTCCTGCTACCCGTGATCAATGGTCCCACGACCCCTTCGGAGGAGAGTATGATGGAAAGTACATCTGGGGTCGAGGATCTACCGATGACAAGTCTGGTACAATCGGTGCTCT CGCTGCTGTCGAGCTTTTACTCAAGTCGGGAAAGTTCACTCCTCGACGGACTGTCATTCTCGCTTTCGGCATTGACGAAGAAACTGGCGGCAAGGTG GGTGCATTGAATATTAATCAGTGGTTGGAAGAAAAATACGGTAAAGACTCTATGGCCCTGCTCATTGACGAAGGCGGCGGTATTAAGTCTGCATGGGGACAA CTTTTTGCGGCTCCTTCAGTGGGCGAGAAGGGTTACATGGATCTCGAGCTCAAGGTAGAAACCCTCGGTGGCCATAGCTCTGTCCCTC CTCCCCACACTGGTATTGGTTATATTTCTCTTCTTATTGCTGCTCTTGAGCGCCACCCTCACGAACCTTACCTCAAcccctcctctcctctcgTCACCTTTATCTCTTGTGCAGCCAATTCACCCGCCCACATCCCATCTCATCTTGCCAAGGCCATTCATAAGGTGGAGAAGTCCCTCAAGCACGGTGATGGTAAGAAGGTGAACAAGAAAGCCTTGAAACAAGTCGAGGACTGGTGGGTTACTGGCAGCTACGAGGATGGGACGTTGGGCAAAGGTATGGGTAAAGCTATGGTGTCTACTACCCAGGCAGTTGATATCATCAATGGCGGTCTGAAGGTCAACGCTTTG CCTGAGAGCGTCGTAGCTATTGTGAACCATCGAATCAACTTGGCTTCGTCCGTTGCCGAACTCCAGCAGCAGATCACAGACGTCATCACCCCAGTTGCCTCCAAGCTCAACCTTGCTGTTGAAGCTTTTGGTAAAGAGATTCAACCTCAAGGACACGGATGCCACTTCTCCAAGGATGACCATCCAAAGGCTGGCAAGGTGATCCTCAATGTTGCATTTAACTCCAGCCTTGAGCCTGCTCCCGTTTCGCCATTCACTGTGGACAGCCCTGCTTGGAGACTGTTATCTGGAACCGTGAAGGGGGTTTATGCTACAAGACCTGGTGCTGAGGAGGCTGAGGGTGGGAACGATGAGATTATAATGGctccttccatctccactGGT AACACGGACACTAAGCGATACTGGAATCTTACCAAGAATATCTACCGATTTGCTTACCAGATCATTGGCCCTGGGTTTAACAATATTCACACCATTGACGAGCATATT GAGGCCGATGCTTTCGTTGAGCAAGTGCGATGGTTCATGAACTTCATCGTCAACGTAGATGAGAGCGATGAAGTTTGA